TTTATGTGACATCTATGTTATTACTTATGTTACTTtgactatgactagcctaagccaGAACTCACGATGAGTTGATAAAATGGACCGTGGATGATCGACCTCGCCCGTCACGCCCTTACCGTTTCCACTTCGACAGCCACCCTCACGTCCCTTTACATTTCCAGCCCTCCCACCCACCACCCgcactgctctgctctgctctgctcgtaCGAAAAACCCCAATCCACCCACGACCaggcagccagccagccagccgccGCAAACCCTGGAGATTCGTTCGGTGGAGGCGAAGCATCGGGCCAGGGCGGCATGTCCGGCGgcggaagaggaggaggggaggaggaggaggtggtgcacATGGAGGACGCGGTGAAGATGCTCGTGGAGCACCTCGTGAAGCCCGTGTTGCCGCGGGGTGCGATCTTTGGCGCCGCCCAGGGGGAGCGCTACATGGAGCCGGACAAACAGCGCGCCGTCGCGCAGCAGGCGAGCAGTTCACCTCACCCGTCTCTCTCTGGTCGTTTGTGCGCGGGAGCGGGGTTGGGGTGGTGGGATTCCCTGCGGTTTTGGTCGAGGTTCGCGCTGGTTGGGGAGGGATGCGCGGAAATGCCCGCCGGCAAGGCTGATTTCAGGTGGATGCTTGTGAATTGTGAGGATGTTTTGTTTGTCTCGTCGTAGTCGTGTCCTCGTTGGTGGAGGGCGTGCGTGCCTGCCGCCGGTCGTATCTAGTAGGGGATCTCGCTGTACCAGCGCGCGGCGGCGAGGGAATTGGGGCGGCTTCCCACCCCGGCGAGGAACGGGGATGGGAGGAGTCCTTTTTTTTGAGTCGAGAATGGGAGGAGTCGGGCGAGGGAAGAAGAAGGCGAGGTGGTGGgccttcatttttcttttctttttgattaGGGCCTAGTGCTGGTGGGTTGCCTCAATGAAGCTGGTGGGCGTAGGTAATGGGCCTAGATGTACACTTGGAGGCCGAATCGGCGAAGCCCAACCGGGAGCCCCAGCGGCTGTCTGTCGCTGACATGTTGGAGTCGGCCGCTCTAGGCGGCGGCGAGAGCGCGTCGCGTAGGAGGAGCGGTAGGCGGCGCCGAGAGCGCATGGACGCAGCACAGGGTCTACGTTTGGGCCGCGGTGGAGCGGCCTATAGGGAGCTAAGGCAAGCCGCAATCGTCGCTTGTTTCTGCACTTCTCTTGTCAGTTGTCACCGTGTGAATAGAGATTGCAAATGTTGGTTGCTAAGTCCGTAGGTCGCCAATGTTGGTTGCTGTTCTTCTATGAAAATGATACACCTTTCCATGGTGCATTGCAGAAGAATAAGAAAGTAGGAGAGGCCAGCTCTGTCAAATTATTTTCTCAAATGGTCCGATTTGGCCATCACCCTAAAACAGGAAACTATAAATTTGACCTTGCAATGTTTTTCAAATTTATCTATGAATTTGATACGGATTGGACTGGGTTGGATTGCGTGAGATAGTAGTTGTTTGGTTTGTCTACACAATGACTGGCATGTTACCATGTCATCCTTACATTTTCTCCTGTCAGATTACCATTAGTGTGTTTTCCTTTGGTATTCATGGTAATGTCCCTTGTTGTATCCATGAAATGCTTGTTCCATTTGTGTGCATTGTGATATGTTTTTCTGATTCAGTTTCTGCTCGGATACGTTTAAGAAAGCGCTCCTCTGTCTCTGCATATGATACAATGCGTGTACTAAATAGCTGTTTAGCTGCTAACTCATCACGCTTGTGTGTGGTTTCGCAGATTCACACGGCCATCATCTTGTACAATTACTACCACAGGAAGATGTCGCCGCAGCTTGCTTTTGCAGATGTCAAACGGTTTTTTGTGTGTGCTTCTCTTTCTGCTGGAGAGGATCTGCTTGCGTACTTGAGTATGGTTCATGAGCGTGAGAACAATCCTGGCAAGCATGTGAGGCTATCAGTTACTGACAGAGCAGCAATACAGGCATGTGAGATCGCTGAAGAACTCGAGGCGAGCAAAGATTCTCCAGACATGGCAATGTGGCCAATATCAAAAGTTGCTGTGCTGCTTCTTGATCCGACAAGAAAAAAATGTTTGATTGAGTATAGTGCTAATACCAAGGGTATCTGGTCAATCATAGAGAAGGAAATAGATGCAGCAGCTGGTAATTCACACAGTACCAACCAGCCAGCAGGCCAGGAATCAACAGGTAAAGGAAACATGGGTGCTCTGAATACACCATATATGCTTCGTCAACAAGCCTATTCAGAGGTGGAACGTAGAACAGGTCAGATTTTATAATTACAGCCCGTAGTTTTATGTATCAATAtctgtcattttattttcatttttttgagTTGGCAAGGTGTTGCTTCTATCTGATATTTAACTGTCAAGTCTGTTAAATTTTCATCCTATAGCATTGAGATAAAGTGTGCAACCTTTGTGTCTACAGAGCCATGTCTCTGTAGTTTCCTCACTTGGATCAGGTGACTATTAGTATTACGGAATGTTGACCAGAGTTTCTAGTAAATAAGTATTTACATGAGCTACTATTGCACATGGTCCTAAATTTAAACTGCCAATGAAGCCAAAAAATGAGTTTGAGTCGTACACTTGCTTTACATGAAACAAGAACAAGTGCATGGTCCCAGAATGTACTCAGAATGTACCCAAAAATGTACCTCTGTCTTGCTTTTGACTAATGTAAAACCAGGACAAACAAGAACATCAGCACATATAATTAGTTAAATTCTTTGCCACTACATTGTTCGTCTCATTTGTTTTGGTTGTGTACAAGCTGTTAGCTACAGAAACTTCATTTAATTTCATCAACTAGCAGACTGAAAATAACTTGGGACACTATAATGGTTGATTCCCTTGTACATGGCCTGATAGCCGCAAATTGTTTGCTAGAGAAAGCTATTTATTTGGTTCTATACTTATAATAGTTCAAAAGGTGTAATTTATGAACTTGATTTTGTAAATATTATGTTTATTTTCTATTTGATCCGCCTATGCATTGTTTGCTGCTCACTATGGTAAACTTATGGTCTTAATAGGTATGAAGGGCTCAAACTTGCGTCTTCTCGATGAAACTTTGGCATACTCGTTGAGTAAAGAAAGGACGACTACCAAGTTATTTATTGTGGAGTATGAGCAAACCATGGAAGGCAACCTTGTAGAAATGTGTCTAGAAGAATTGATTAGCAGGTTTGCGTTTACCTACTAGATAGTTTTATGCTTTTAAGTTACATCCCTTTTGATCAACCGCTAGTCAATTTATTGAATAAGACCATTGTATGGTATATCTTGATGGAAAGCAATACCCTTTCTCAACGGTACTGACACTTTTGGTTTTCCTCTTTGACAGTATGTCTGGTCCGCTATTTGCAAATGATCCATTTCCAAAAACAACATCTGTAGTTGAATATTATCACATTCTTCCGTATAAGGAGATTTTGTTTGAACTCCTCCACAGGTAACATATAATTTATTCTCGGTTATTTATGTGTGATAGTAGGGCAACGTAACCTTTTGGGTAATGGTGGTAAATATAACACTTCACATGTTTCAGGAAATGGCCTTCTGATTCTCCACTGAACGAACAATCACATCGACATGGAAAAGGTTCATTGCACTCTGTAATAGATGAAAATGTGGAAGAGCAAGATGTGAATAGCACGTCTAAGATGCAAAAACGAATTACAAAAGTGTCAACTCCAAAGCAAAGCAAACAAGCAATTGCTGCCAATAGCAACCAGGACTACAGGACCAGCAAGCACAAGAGAAACAGCAAAAGAAAATCTGAAGCCTCCAGGGCCGATGTCTGTGCAGAGGGTCCAGATGCTGAGATCCACACAATAGAAAATGGTCCACCTCCTGTTATTATTGATTTGGAAACTTCAAAACCCCTGACCAAGTCAAGAAATGCAAAAGCTGCAGCAGCAGCAAGTCGAGAAACTAAAATCGTACAAGCCGGTTAGTCACTTTAACTGTATTTCGAATTTGTTGATCACATTTTTCCTTATTTGTGTTCTGATACATTCAACTTTAATTGTTCAAGTGGAGAAGAACAAAACACAGAAGCAGTCTAGACATGACAATGTGCCCCAAGATGTCTTCCCTGCAGAGGTAAGCCAAATTACAGCTTGAAAGTATTGAAAAACTACATTACTAGGATACATCAGGATCACACGCCCCCTAAAATGGTTATAGAAAATAAACTTCAAATATGTTGACCTTTTAATAGCATTAAATTGTATGGTTCCGTCCTTGTCTATAAAAATGTTATCGTGATGATTGTTGCTCTTTATTCTATTCGTTTGTGTTCTCATACGCACTCTACTATAAGTCTCTAAGTACCTCAGACTTAGAGCATTTCTCATTGGCTATCACATGTCTCCACGTGAATGTTTGGAAAATTGTGACAGCACACGCAGTCCATTCCTATCAAATAAGGGATAATATCCCATTTAGTATAAAGGATGGTGTGTTAGTGACGAAAAATATCTTATTGTTAGGAAAGTATCAATCGGTAGAACTTATTATTAGGAGCCACACCCTAATAGATCATCTCCATATAAAGAGAGGAGCCACACCCTCCATGGTCAATCAACCAAAAGAAGTATTTATCCTTTTCATGGGTCAGTTTCAGATGAGTAGGTGATGAGTAGGCCATGTTTTTTGTGTGATCATCCACTCTGCTTTAACTTGAATATCTGAGAAGGTCTTTGTTCTCTGATTTCATCACGTAATTAGCATACACAGCGAGCCAAAAACTTTACAGGCGTTTGATTTACATATGGTTGGGTTCAGTTACCACACAATCGGATGCGACACCATTCATTGCCGATTACGGCCCAAATCTACAGTAACAAAACTGATACCAGAGGGGTCCTGCACATCTTCTCCCTACACCTTCCTTCCTCCTGGCTGCACCTTCCTCCCACCCTAGGCCTCCCCACATGAAAGGCAGTAGCACCTTACCGATTGATCCCCTCCTTCATGGAGCAGCATAGCCCCCCGCAAGAAGATTTTTTCGGTGTTAGTGGAGATCGGTTCGGTGCTGGTTTGCGAGGGGATCAATGTGGCCACTAAGTAAACAACAAATCCTGCCGTTGAGGATGTGGCTGCTCCATCTGGCCAGGAGGATGCAAGGCCCATGAGGAGACGGTGTTCTTGGCACGGAGTACGCCGTCAAGGAAGCGACAAAGTCCGTGGCTGATGAGAAGGGATTAGATCTGAATTAGTGTTTTCTTCCCCAAATTTGGTTTGATTTTTCAATTGTTCTTCTTGGTTTGGATTTTTAGGCATTCCTATGCCTATGAATGATTGTCTTCACATGATCTTTGTTTTCGAATTGTAATTCGTGTGCTTGGAAGTTGGAATTTCAGGTGATGTTCTTTTGACCAACAGTGATAACCATTATAATCAGGAAACAGACTTCGGTTTTCCCTATTCCATTTGCGATACCAGTGCATTATGTTTACGTTGCCGTTTGTGTTACCTTTTTGCTCAGCCAAACACCTCCTAATTGTTCTATCAGGCACCACATGTTGATCTAATGAAGAACCGTGCTTTGGAACATCAAAATATGGATGTGTCAGAAAAGTCAGGTTCGGATAAACCACCCAAGACTGCTTATTTTTCCTATTATTGGTTCTTGGTCCTCCAAGTTTTTAATCTATGTGTTCTGAATTTCATTGAAGGTGGCACCACCGAGTACACCAATGACCAGATATATGATTCACTGCGATCAATTCAGAAAATACGGGATGATATTGTATGTTATATGTCTTTTCTTTTATTTCAGGAAAAAAATGATGCCTCTTTACTTATTTTCTCTTATTCTCTCTTCGTTTCAGCTTCGCAAGGAATGCATACTTCAAGAACGAAGTGCTCAGTGTGATATGGACATTCAGACCATCTTGAGTGGTATTCTACCCTTTTCACATTTTAAAAATGCTTACATTTATAATCACGTTGTAGAACTGTTACACTTTTGTGGCCAACATTGTGGGCATGTTTTTCTGGTAGCCATACGTTTCCATAAGTTATGTGATAGTGTATCATTCTTTTCACTGTGGACAAATCGTCCGCCGTACTTTGTGATGTACAAACCGTCCCTCAGAAGTGTGGCAAGTTGTTTCTATATCAGATCCACATTTCTTGTACTCATCATGTTCTAAAACTTAATGCAGAAGGGAAGATGACACCAAAAACTGCATCAATAATACACAAATACAAGGAAACTTCCTCAGATATGATGGATGTTGCCAATTCATCTTGTTCTGGAGATGGTGGCCAATCCATCACTCAGAGGAAGGGATTGAGGGAGGCACTCCTCCGACACAATTCATGCGAGGCAAGAAACCTCAAAAGCTGAACTAATGTATTACAGTAGAATTTTAAATGCCACCTGTACCTTTGACACTTGTCAGTGCAGGAACTTGATGAGATCTGCCGTGGGGGCAATTGGATATTCCCAAGATACACAGTAGTACCTTCAGTATCAGATGGTATGTACAAATATTTACTTTTATCTCTTTGATTTTCTGGATGGACAAGCATTAGGTCCTTGGATCCTAtagtcatactccctccgtccggaaatacttgtcctagaaatggatgtatctagacttattttagttatagatacatccattttcttTATTTtcaggacaagtatttccggacggagggagtacgaattAGGAATATCATGCAGATGAGTCTTGTGCCACATACTTTCTGATTATTGTTTATCAAATTCAATCTCTATAGTTCTTGGTTCTTTTCCTGCATAGCGATCATAACATACATAGTGTACTACGCTAACCATGCTTAGACCAAAAGAGTTCTCAAGGTGTCAGATCAATTGGCAAGTTTTCTCTTTTGATGTCATGTAGCAATCCACATATGGCGGAGACAAGCCCCAGGCTGCCCAGGGGGTGGCCTGGGGCGTGAGGTTGTGTTCCTTCATGTAC
Above is a window of Triticum aestivum cultivar Chinese Spring chromosome 6B, IWGSC CS RefSeq v2.1, whole genome shotgun sequence DNA encoding:
- the LOC123136302 gene encoding uncharacterized protein; protein product: MSGGGRGGGEEEEVVHMEDAVKMLVEHLVKPVLPRGAIFGAAQGERYMEPDKQRAVAQQIHTAIILYNYYHRKMSPQLAFADVKRFFVCASLSAGEDLLAYLSMVHERENNPGKHVRLSVTDRAAIQACEIAEELEASKDSPDMAMWPISKVAVLLLDPTRKKCLIEYSANTKGIWSIIEKEIDAAAGNSHSTNQPAGQESTGKGNMGALNTPYMLRQQAYSEVERRTGMKGSNLRLLDETLAYSLSKERTTTKLFIVEYEQTMEGNLVEMCLEELISSMSGPLFANDPFPKTTSVVEYYHILPYKEILFELLHRKWPSDSPLNEQSHRHGKGSLHSVIDENVEEQDVNSTSKMQKRITKVSTPKQSKQAIAANSNQDYRTSKHKRNSKRKSEASRADVCAEGPDAEIHTIENGPPPVIIDLETSKPLTKSRNAKAAAAASRETKIVQAVEKNKTQKQSRHDNVPQDVFPAEAPHVDLMKNRALEHQNMDVSEKSGGTTEYTNDQIYDSLRSIQKIRDDILRKECILQERSAQCDMDIQTILSEGKMTPKTASIIHKYKETSSDMMDVANSSCSGDGGQSITQRKGLREALLRHNSCEELDEICRGGNWIFPRYTVVPSVSDGMFHASVRLSCPEFEMSITGGPRLTAHEARCSAAANMIVELHKKAEEQEQ